The following are encoded together in the Acidovorax sp. KKS102 genome:
- a CDS encoding XdhC family protein, whose amino-acid sequence MENLDVVVLRTLQGWRAAGRRALLATVVRTWGSSPRPVGSIMALCEDGAVVGSVSGGCIEDDLIDRHTRAYAQAGAAADGTDHRIPSGPPSFVKYGVSADEAHRFGLPCGGTLELLLEYDPDPTLLADLIAQLAAGRLVQRTVRLSDGTVTLAPTQAPEDLKVDAQQLTNTFGPEYRMLLIGAGQLTEYLATMALFNGFAVTVCDPREEYRGSWSVPGATVVSDMPDDVVLAFKPDRRTCVVALTHDPKLDDLALLEALNTEAFYVGGIGSRRNNEARRARMIEHFDQTEASLQRLRGPIGIYIGSKTPPEIAVSVMAEILAVKNGVTLPRDMEVAQAKNDRELAHNDPGALVCGVR is encoded by the coding sequence ATGGAAAATTTGGACGTCGTCGTGCTGCGCACACTGCAGGGCTGGCGGGCCGCAGGGCGCCGTGCGCTGCTGGCCACGGTGGTGCGCACATGGGGCTCATCGCCCCGGCCCGTGGGCTCGATCATGGCGCTGTGCGAGGACGGCGCGGTGGTCGGGTCGGTGTCGGGCGGGTGCATTGAAGACGATTTGATCGACCGCCACACCCGCGCCTATGCACAGGCGGGTGCGGCGGCAGACGGTACCGACCACCGCATCCCCAGCGGTCCGCCATCGTTCGTCAAATACGGCGTCAGCGCCGACGAGGCCCACCGCTTTGGCCTGCCCTGCGGCGGCACGCTGGAGCTGCTGCTGGAGTACGACCCCGATCCCACCCTGCTGGCCGACTTGATTGCCCAGCTGGCCGCTGGGCGCCTGGTGCAGCGCACTGTGCGCCTGTCTGACGGCACCGTGACCCTGGCGCCCACCCAGGCCCCCGAGGATCTCAAGGTGGATGCGCAGCAGCTCACCAACACCTTCGGCCCCGAGTACCGCATGTTGCTCATCGGTGCGGGGCAGCTCACCGAATACCTGGCCACCATGGCCTTGTTCAACGGCTTTGCCGTGACGGTGTGCGACCCGCGCGAGGAGTACCGGGGCAGCTGGAGCGTGCCCGGCGCCACCGTGGTGAGCGACATGCCCGACGATGTGGTGCTGGCCTTCAAGCCTGACCGCCGCACCTGCGTGGTGGCCCTCACGCACGACCCCAAGCTGGACGACCTGGCGCTGCTGGAGGCGCTGAACACCGAGGCGTTCTACGTGGGCGGTATTGGCTCGCGCCGCAACAACGAGGCGCGGCGCGCCCGCATGATCGAGCACTTCGACCAGACCGAAGCCAGCCTGCAGCGCCTGCGCGGGCCCATTGGCATCTACATCGGCAGCAAGACACCGCCCGAGATTGCGGTGAGCGTGATGGCCGAGATTTTGGCCGTGAAGAACGGCGTGACCTTGCCGCGTGACATGGAAGTGGCCCAGGCCAAGAACGACCGGGAGCTGGCCCACAACGACCCGGGCGCCCTGGTGTGCGGCGTGCGGTAG
- a CDS encoding glutathione S-transferase family protein produces MITLHHLETSRSQRILWLLEELGVPYELKIYARDKATKLAPLALKAIHPLGKSPVITDGDEVIAESGAIIEYLVETYGEQARGDLAHLQPAPRTAEHRQCRFWMHYAEGSLMNWLVMKLVFKTIPTQPMPFFVKPIARALCGTVQQKLIDPNVDTALAFIEEHLGTHRWFAGEHLTIADFQMSFAVEALMSRANDASRCPHLQAYLERMHARPAYQRGIAKGGPVVIEA; encoded by the coding sequence ATGATCACCCTGCACCACCTCGAAACCTCGCGCTCGCAGCGCATTCTCTGGCTGTTGGAAGAGCTGGGCGTGCCCTACGAGCTCAAGATCTACGCGCGCGACAAGGCCACCAAGCTGGCCCCACTGGCGCTCAAGGCCATTCACCCCCTGGGCAAGTCACCGGTCATCACGGATGGCGACGAAGTGATCGCCGAATCGGGTGCGATCATCGAGTACCTGGTGGAAACCTATGGCGAGCAAGCCCGGGGCGACTTGGCCCACCTGCAGCCCGCGCCACGCACCGCCGAACACCGCCAGTGCCGCTTCTGGATGCACTATGCCGAGGGCTCGCTGATGAACTGGCTGGTGATGAAGCTGGTGTTCAAGACCATCCCCACCCAGCCCATGCCCTTCTTCGTGAAGCCCATTGCGCGCGCGCTGTGCGGCACGGTGCAGCAAAAGCTCATCGACCCCAACGTGGACACGGCGCTGGCATTCATTGAAGAGCACCTGGGCACCCACCGCTGGTTTGCCGGGGAGCACCTGACCATTGCGGATTTTCAGATGAGCTTTGCGGTGGAGGCGCTGATGTCCCGCGCCAACGACGCAAGCCGCTGCCCGCACCTGCAGGCCTACCTGGAGCGCATGCATGCCCGCCCGGCCTACCAGCGCGGCATTGCCAAGGGCGGCCCGGTGGTGATCGAGGCCTGA
- a CDS encoding VWA domain-containing protein produces the protein MAEGAMFSQLGDARTGKLADNLSGFGRTLRRAGVRVDAARMALAQQAVMLVGLQREDFSAALEAVLVSREQDRMVFRELFDAYFRNPNVAQKLLAQMLPSAESKAEPVKRRPRVSEALAPVRAARNAPPAREEDKIEFDAAMTASDLQRLRQADFNQLSASEYILVERLARDVPLPLPHYAARRTRPGARGSRPHWPGAMHHAARSGGEVLHIPLLQRRQQPLPLLVLVDVSGSMERYARLLLAFLHAATAPRHTGAAVRRDVFAFGTGLTDLTPAFRLADTDAMLETASHAITDFAGGTRMGDSLGQLRLQHARRLVGRRTLVLLISDGLDTGTPEVLERELAWLRRHCGRLLWLNPLLRYEGYAPTARGASVLYRQAHGMVAVHNLSHLKDLAASLASVLRQ, from the coding sequence ATGGCTGAGGGCGCGATGTTCTCCCAACTCGGCGATGCCCGCACCGGCAAGCTGGCCGACAACCTGAGCGGCTTTGGCCGCACGCTGCGTCGCGCTGGCGTGCGGGTGGACGCTGCCCGCATGGCGCTGGCCCAGCAGGCGGTGATGCTGGTGGGCCTGCAGCGCGAGGACTTCAGCGCCGCACTGGAGGCCGTGCTGGTCAGCCGCGAGCAAGACCGCATGGTGTTCCGCGAGCTGTTTGACGCCTACTTTCGCAATCCCAACGTCGCACAAAAGCTGCTGGCGCAGATGCTGCCCAGCGCCGAGTCCAAGGCCGAGCCCGTCAAACGCCGCCCGCGTGTGAGCGAGGCACTGGCGCCCGTGCGTGCCGCGCGCAACGCACCGCCCGCGCGCGAAGAAGACAAGATCGAATTCGATGCCGCCATGACGGCCAGCGACCTGCAGCGCCTGCGGCAGGCTGACTTCAACCAGCTCTCGGCCAGCGAATACATCCTGGTGGAGCGCCTGGCGCGCGACGTGCCCTTGCCCTTGCCGCACTACGCCGCCCGCCGCACCCGGCCGGGCGCACGCGGCAGCCGCCCGCACTGGCCCGGCGCCATGCACCATGCGGCGCGCAGTGGGGGCGAGGTGCTGCACATCCCGTTGCTGCAGCGGCGCCAGCAACCGCTGCCGCTGCTGGTGCTGGTGGATGTGTCGGGATCGATGGAGCGCTACGCGCGTTTGCTGCTGGCCTTCTTGCACGCGGCCACCGCACCGCGCCACACCGGCGCCGCCGTGCGCCGGGACGTGTTTGCGTTTGGCACCGGCTTGACCGATCTCACGCCCGCCTTCCGCCTGGCCGATACGGATGCGATGCTGGAGACGGCCAGCCATGCCATCACCGACTTTGCGGGCGGTACCCGCATGGGCGACAGCCTGGGCCAGCTGCGCCTGCAGCACGCGCGGCGCCTGGTGGGGCGGCGCACGCTGGTGCTGCTGATCAGCGACGGACTGGACACGGGCACGCCCGAGGTGCTGGAGCGCGAGCTGGCCTGGCTGCGCCGCCACTGCGGCCGCCTGCTGTGGCTCAACCCCCTGCTGCGCTACGAGGGCTATGCCCCCACGGCGCGCGGTGCGTCAGTTCTGTACCGCCAGGCCCACGGCATGGTGGCCGTGCACAACCTGAGCCACCTGAAGGACCTGGCTGCCAGCCTGGCGAGCGTGCTGCGGCAATGA
- a CDS encoding response regulator — protein MSAPKVLLVEDDSSIARFVQMALEELPIELVTCANVPDAMQALHAGGVELIITDLMLPGESGIDLVQRLLQEPVHGRRIPVAVFSAGLTPPVREQLLAMKVWRMVSKPASVAELEACVTDALALVAEPPANAPATTTTPAGEAGDDEAQAIATHFAGDEFLFKAYRASCLQQFPADIRQGDAACTAQDWPALRRLAHSLATVLLTLGHPSQSVRARQLENAAAQPAPEACLEHWRLLRAFLLQL, from the coding sequence ATGAGCGCGCCCAAGGTCCTGCTGGTGGAAGACGACAGCTCCATCGCGCGCTTTGTGCAGATGGCGCTGGAGGAGCTTCCGATCGAGCTGGTGACCTGCGCCAATGTGCCGGACGCCATGCAGGCGCTGCACGCCGGGGGGGTGGAACTCATCATCACCGACCTCATGCTGCCCGGCGAGTCCGGCATTGACCTCGTACAGCGGCTACTGCAAGAGCCCGTGCACGGACGCCGGATTCCTGTCGCAGTGTTCAGCGCAGGCCTGACGCCACCCGTGCGCGAGCAACTGCTGGCCATGAAGGTATGGCGCATGGTGTCCAAACCCGCATCGGTGGCTGAGCTGGAGGCCTGTGTGACCGATGCATTGGCGCTGGTGGCTGAGCCCCCTGCCAATGCGCCGGCCACAACCACCACGCCGGCCGGTGAAGCGGGCGACGACGAGGCGCAGGCCATTGCCACCCACTTTGCGGGCGACGAGTTTCTGTTCAAGGCCTACCGCGCCAGCTGCCTGCAGCAGTTCCCCGCCGACATACGGCAAGGCGATGCCGCCTGCACGGCACAAGACTGGCCCGCGCTGCGCCGTCTGGCACACAGCCTGGCCACCGTGCTGCTCACCCTCGGCCACCCGTCCCAGAGCGTGCGCGCCCGCCAGCTGGAAAACGCGGCCGCCCAGCCCGCCCCCGAGGCGTGCCTGGAGCATTGGCGCCTGCTGCGGGCGTTCCTCCTCCAACTCTGA
- a CDS encoding MoxR family ATPase yields MNSFNAAPVPASIDALVQALQSVGYFADRRLATAVFLALKLQRPLLLEGEPGVGKTALAKALSEVLSRSLIRLQCYDGLEQREALYEWNYAAQLLHMRAAEGQGGADMAQVEREVYQDRYLIRRPLLQALQAPAPGAVLLIDEVDRADEPFEAFLLEYLGEYQVSIPEIGTVRATATPVTILTSNRTRDLHDAVKRRCLYHWLDYPERERELAIVRAQVPGASEALALQVADFVGRLRSQPFANAFQRAPGIAESVEWAKALVALDTLVVDPEVVSDTAGILFKQREDVAALTRDMAVQLLQPADADA; encoded by the coding sequence ATGAACTCTTTTAACGCCGCGCCGGTTCCGGCTTCCATCGACGCCCTGGTGCAGGCCCTGCAAAGCGTGGGCTATTTTGCCGACCGTCGCCTAGCCACGGCGGTGTTTCTGGCGCTCAAGCTGCAGCGGCCTTTGCTGCTGGAGGGCGAGCCCGGCGTGGGCAAGACGGCGCTGGCCAAAGCCCTCTCGGAAGTGCTGTCGCGCAGCCTGATCCGCCTGCAGTGCTACGACGGCCTGGAGCAGCGCGAGGCGTTGTACGAGTGGAATTACGCTGCTCAGTTGCTGCACATGCGCGCAGCCGAGGGGCAGGGCGGTGCCGACATGGCGCAGGTGGAGCGCGAGGTGTACCAGGACCGCTACCTCATCCGCCGCCCTTTGCTGCAGGCGCTGCAGGCGCCAGCGCCCGGCGCCGTGCTGCTGATCGACGAGGTGGACCGCGCGGACGAGCCCTTTGAGGCCTTTTTGCTCGAGTACCTGGGCGAGTACCAGGTGAGCATTCCCGAGATTGGCACCGTGCGCGCCACGGCCACGCCCGTCACCATTCTCACCAGCAACCGTACGCGCGACCTGCACGACGCCGTCAAGCGCCGCTGCTTGTACCACTGGCTGGACTACCCCGAGCGCGAGCGCGAGCTGGCCATCGTGCGCGCCCAGGTGCCGGGTGCGAGTGAGGCGTTGGCCCTGCAGGTGGCAGACTTTGTGGGGCGACTGCGCAGCCAGCCGTTTGCCAACGCCTTTCAGCGCGCACCGGGCATTGCCGAGAGCGTGGAATGGGCCAAGGCGCTGGTGGCCCTCGACACCCTCGTGGTGGACCCCGAGGTGGTGTCCGATACCGCAGGCATCCTGTTCAAGCAGCGCGAGGATGTCGCGGCGCTCACCCGCGACATGGCGGTGCAGTTGCTGCAACCCGCCGATGCCGATGCATGA
- a CDS encoding xanthine dehydrogenase family protein subunit M has protein sequence MYAFTFEAPSSTAAAAQLIAQGGKLLAGGQSLLPSMRLRLANPEKIVDLNGVAELAGIRREGNALVIGAMTRHMDVAASSEVKAAIPALADLAAHIGDRQVRARGTLGGSVANNDPAACYPSAVLGLGATVITNRREIQADDFFVGMYTTALEEGEIITAIRFPIPKRAAYMKFKQAASRFSLVGVFVAQTDSGVRVAVTGAASSVFRHAGLEAALNQSFTPQSAASVKIDASDLNADIHASAAYRANLISVQTQRAVQQMLG, from the coding sequence ATGTACGCATTCACCTTTGAGGCTCCTTCCTCCACCGCTGCTGCCGCGCAGCTCATCGCCCAGGGCGGAAAGCTGCTGGCCGGCGGGCAAAGCCTGCTGCCGTCCATGCGCCTGCGCCTGGCCAACCCCGAAAAGATCGTGGACCTGAATGGCGTTGCCGAGCTGGCGGGCATCCGCCGTGAAGGCAACGCGCTGGTCATTGGCGCCATGACGCGCCACATGGACGTGGCGGCCAGCAGCGAGGTCAAGGCAGCCATCCCGGCGCTGGCCGACCTGGCCGCACACATTGGCGACCGCCAGGTGCGCGCACGGGGCACGCTGGGCGGCTCCGTGGCCAACAACGACCCTGCCGCCTGCTACCCCAGCGCGGTGCTGGGCCTGGGCGCCACGGTCATCACCAACCGCCGCGAGATCCAAGCCGACGACTTCTTCGTGGGCATGTACACCACGGCGCTGGAGGAGGGCGAGATCATTACTGCCATCCGCTTCCCCATCCCTAAGCGTGCCGCGTACATGAAGTTCAAGCAGGCGGCGTCGCGATTCTCGCTGGTGGGTGTGTTTGTGGCGCAGACCGACAGTGGCGTGCGCGTGGCCGTCACCGGTGCGGCCAGCAGCGTGTTTCGCCATGCGGGGCTGGAGGCAGCGCTCAACCAGAGCTTCACGCCGCAGTCGGCGGCCAGCGTGAAGATCGACGCGAGCGATTTGAACGCCGACATCCACGCCAGCGCTGCCTACCGCGCCAACCTCATCAGCGTGCAAACGCAGCGCGCTGTGCAGCAGATGCTGGGATGA
- a CDS encoding low molecular weight protein-tyrosine-phosphatase — translation MSRYAILFVCMGNICRSPTAHGVFRHKITHSGLAHSVMVDSAGTHNYHPGEPPDTRTQRHAAQRGYDLSDLRARQITDADFARYDLILAMDWDNLALAQDLCPPAHAHKLRRMTEFCLQFDSPVVPDPYYGGSQGFEEVLDLVEDACEGLLRHVQRQLQAQVPPVQH, via the coding sequence ATGTCCCGCTACGCCATCCTGTTCGTGTGCATGGGCAACATCTGCCGCAGCCCCACAGCCCACGGCGTGTTCCGCCACAAGATCACCCACAGCGGTCTGGCGCACAGCGTGATGGTGGATTCGGCCGGCACGCACAACTACCACCCCGGCGAGCCGCCCGACACCCGCACCCAGCGCCACGCGGCGCAGCGCGGCTATGACCTGTCGGACCTGCGGGCCCGGCAGATCACGGATGCGGACTTTGCGCGGTACGACCTGATCCTGGCCATGGACTGGGACAACCTCGCCCTGGCACAAGACCTGTGCCCACCCGCACACGCGCACAAGCTGCGGCGCATGACGGAGTTCTGCCTGCAGTTCGACAGCCCGGTGGTGCCCGACCCGTACTACGGCGGCAGCCAAGGTTTTGAAGAGGTGCTGGACCTGGTGGAAGACGCCTGCGAAGGTCTGCTCAGGCACGTGCAGCGGCAGCTGCAGGCCCAGGTGCCACCGGTGCAGCACTGA
- a CDS encoding CoxG family protein, which produces MEMQASRTLAVSQQQAWEALNDPEVLKLCIPGCDKVEPTGENQYSVAMALKIGPVSAKFAGKITLSDIVPPESYNIAFEGSGGVAGFGKGNAQVKLVPLPADAAGQASCELHYTVHASVGGKIAQLGQRLIDGAAKSMAEDFFKRFDDEMQRRFPRAEAPSADAAASADAVTQPSTVQEGGATQGGGIPAWMWGVGVAALVLLAWWFNRG; this is translated from the coding sequence ATGGAAATGCAAGCCAGCCGAACCCTTGCCGTCAGCCAGCAACAGGCCTGGGAGGCGCTCAACGACCCCGAAGTGCTCAAGCTGTGCATTCCCGGTTGCGACAAGGTCGAGCCCACGGGCGAGAACCAGTATTCGGTGGCCATGGCGCTCAAGATCGGGCCTGTGTCGGCCAAATTTGCGGGCAAGATCACGCTGTCCGACATCGTGCCGCCCGAGAGCTACAACATTGCCTTTGAAGGCTCTGGCGGCGTGGCGGGCTTTGGCAAGGGCAACGCCCAGGTCAAGTTGGTGCCCCTGCCCGCCGATGCGGCCGGTCAGGCCAGCTGTGAGTTGCACTACACCGTACACGCCTCGGTGGGCGGCAAGATCGCGCAGCTGGGCCAGCGCCTCATCGACGGCGCCGCCAAAAGCATGGCCGAGGACTTCTTCAAGCGGTTTGACGACGAGATGCAGCGCCGCTTTCCGCGCGCTGAAGCCCCTTCAGCAGATGCAGCGGCAAGTGCCGATGCCGTCACCCAGCCAAGCACAGTGCAAGAGGGTGGTGCCACCCAGGGCGGCGGTATCCCTGCGTGGATGTGGGGTGTTGGCGTGGCGGCCCTCGTATTGCTGGCCTGGTGGTTCAATCGGGGCTGA
- a CDS encoding excisionase family DNA-binding protein — protein MQSDHSLAERAMADHYTTLEVAKMLGMAVRSVQLMVDRNELEAWKTPGGHRRISRASVERWMTAHGAGGAAPAPAADTPVASRHPLAPPVAPAKGRAPQILLIEDSIHFQNLVGLIVQQHFPGVQLQVANDGITGLALYGQIQPEVLIVDILLPGIDGATLITTLRSHPQFARSHLIVVTSLDEQQREPYAFALQGVKVIHKPRLVAELPSALAACIPQAQVPA, from the coding sequence ATGCAATCTGACCATTCCCTCGCGGAGCGCGCCATGGCCGACCACTACACAACGCTCGAAGTCGCCAAGATGCTGGGCATGGCCGTACGGTCCGTCCAGCTGATGGTGGACCGCAACGAGCTGGAGGCCTGGAAGACGCCGGGCGGACATCGCCGTATCTCCCGCGCATCGGTGGAACGCTGGATGACCGCCCACGGCGCCGGGGGCGCGGCCCCGGCACCCGCAGCCGACACGCCGGTGGCCAGCCGCCACCCTCTGGCACCGCCCGTGGCCCCCGCCAAAGGGCGCGCGCCGCAGATCCTGCTGATTGAAGACTCGATCCATTTCCAGAATCTGGTCGGCCTCATCGTGCAGCAACACTTTCCGGGTGTGCAGTTGCAGGTGGCCAACGATGGCATCACCGGTCTGGCGCTGTATGGGCAGATACAGCCCGAGGTGCTGATCGTGGACATCCTGCTGCCGGGCATTGACGGCGCCACCCTGATCACCACGCTGCGTTCGCACCCCCAGTTTGCGCGCAGCCACCTTATCGTGGTCACCTCACTCGACGAGCAACAGCGCGAGCCCTACGCGTTCGCCCTGCAGGGCGTGAAGGTCATTCACAAACCCCGGCTGGTGGCCGAGCTGCCGAGCGCACTGGCAGCGTGTATTCCACAGGCCCAGGTGCCCGCATGA
- a CDS encoding MHYT domain-containing protein has translation MDSTVVSEYRPHLVAASFALAFIGSLIALMVTRRIRYQDGSLNRAAAVTAGVALGGIGVWSMHFVGMVALRLDVASSYGIVESAVSLVAAVVCTSAALIVVSKAPRDLARILGAGLLLGLGVAGMHYLGMYGMKIGGYINWDLRTVALSVLIAVAAGTAALWLAFNTRSMASRAGAALLMAAAVCAMHYTGMGAAEFICTTPNRFATVQGTWLVSSLGLGPTVAACAFAMAVLLSVDLYVQWMQRSIGQQRRRTA, from the coding sequence ATGGACTCCACCGTTGTCTCCGAATACCGCCCCCACCTCGTCGCCGCCTCGTTCGCACTGGCGTTCATCGGTTCGCTGATCGCGCTGATGGTCACGCGGCGCATCCGCTACCAGGATGGCTCGCTGAACCGCGCAGCCGCAGTCACGGCGGGTGTGGCCCTGGGTGGGATCGGCGTGTGGTCCATGCACTTTGTGGGCATGGTGGCGCTGCGGCTGGATGTGGCCAGTAGCTATGGCATTGTCGAAAGCGCGGTGTCCCTGGTGGCTGCTGTGGTCTGCACCTCGGCCGCACTCATCGTCGTGTCCAAGGCGCCTCGGGACCTGGCACGCATTCTGGGCGCAGGGTTGTTGTTGGGCCTGGGTGTGGCGGGCATGCACTACCTGGGCATGTACGGCATGAAGATTGGCGGCTACATCAACTGGGACCTGCGCACCGTGGCGCTTTCAGTGCTCATCGCGGTGGCAGCAGGCACGGCCGCCCTATGGCTGGCCTTCAACACCCGCAGCATGGCCAGCCGCGCAGGGGCCGCCCTGCTCATGGCCGCTGCCGTGTGCGCCATGCACTACACCGGTATGGGCGCGGCCGAGTTCATCTGCACCACCCCCAACCGCTTTGCCACCGTGCAGGGCACCTGGCTGGTCAGTTCGCTGGGTCTGGGGCCCACCGTGGCCGCTTGCGCCTTTGCGATGGCTGTGCTGCTTTCTGTGGACCTGTACGTGCAGTGGATGCAGCGCTCCATCGGGCAGCAGCGGCGCCGCACCGCCTGA
- a CDS encoding response regulator transcription factor gives MKKILIVEDHIDIRKLLKMTLEFDDFEIHEAATGDAGWVLAQELQPDIVLLDVMMPGTLNGLDVCRRIKSAPGMRHTKVIMLTARVQSDDRAAGFAAGADDYLMKPFSTLQVLETIYRMEAAQ, from the coding sequence ATGAAAAAGATCCTCATCGTCGAAGACCACATCGATATCCGCAAGCTGCTCAAGATGACGCTGGAGTTTGATGACTTCGAGATCCACGAAGCCGCCACGGGCGACGCGGGCTGGGTGCTGGCCCAGGAGCTGCAGCCGGACATCGTGCTGCTCGACGTGATGATGCCGGGCACCCTGAACGGCCTGGATGTGTGCCGCCGCATCAAATCGGCCCCGGGCATGCGCCACACCAAGGTGATCATGCTGACGGCCCGGGTGCAGTCGGATGACCGGGCGGCAGGTTTCGCGGCAGGCGCCGACGACTACCTGATGAAGCCCTTCAGCACGCTGCAGGTGCTGGAGACCATCTACCGCATGGAGGCAGCGCAGTGA